The Chlamydiota bacterium genome contains a region encoding:
- the rapA_2 gene encoding RNA polymerase-associated protein RapA, giving the protein MASFFDPNLLKNAKELLDQVFGLDILFSHGTYQIKTIDPVSKAEYWPFLQLDDRGNIKESFCNCDAEDTCIHIAVAYLILTKHDRPLHVLFEHSFFRKVMFDFFLLQKKEKEHFLGFKAEHFVYGNFFTLDALSSNVKQELLTLLTKEEETEETSLKFSNLTEKEMASYKRGIFPKKLKFELSVFSDLAKWLFTKYYLEETSVHIQYDTQDFPNKMRISFKDVEFNLQLHKLFLRRWLVYFKTIQCPLFVEDERKLIENVQFDPVSKTLEIQRRGKQAITKQQNAKEFYAFWYLPKQGFVLKQSAQERIDVMHLADYFDDHLDILKKHLPIFETEHPICYDVFFDKTHTLHINAYIQEKQDFLKPHSFVFGNWVYIEDVGFFKIGAFYFNQLVQTIEKKDLISFLTKHRLFFQDIPGFQVHLFQIDAHFSFYVDEEQTLHLSQSYSKTQDKGIDFGALVYLEDQGFFQKKTTPFQLKLQKSLVVKKKDLDRFIDQNTQELISIEGFFNESHPIEKMGLNLKLNQDLGIDIHVTKKLKEGIHESDLIFFKKYVYVKNQGFSSLNTQLLHFNNKTIPREKVYTFLTHEIYALLNFIEYLDPRLSKISHFSFMLDDIQFSQKWILDLSVLIGEKKIPFTTLLRALFEKEKLFFFDSGYLDLTEEKLEWIQNLAPHIIQQNHIELSTLEFFKLYSYAELNLASLLNQTHKKWIKDILDHKTQSKYDLTGFKSQLRSYQLEGVDWLWFLHEHGLSGLLCDEMGLGKTHQAMALIKALFNQKKTRFLIACPTSVLYHWEHQIATFLPELKVYVYHGQKRDIERFKKKYHVLLTSYGILRRKDPNLFSIDFDLAIFDEVQMAKNFQSQTFLALSKLHTKMRLGLTGTPIENKLRELKTLFDLILPGYLPSAEQFQKNFVVPIERYFDEKQTRLFQKLIHPFVLRRKKADVLKDLPPKVEQIRTCELINDQKTLYLEVTHSFKSKIEGQLKDKKAPFLTIFSLLTKLKMICDHPALFHRDYDNYTKYSSGKWDIFCELMHEALDSDQKLVIFTQYLGMIEIIKKYLNNLGLKYASIQGATIDRKKELKRFFEDRKCPVFIGSLRAVGLGVDLSVASCVIHYDRWWNPAWENQATDRVHRIGQVRGVQIYKLMTQHSIEESIDRMIQRKLKLFEILDQPRSTDVIKTFTQSDWLELLSSLPD; this is encoded by the coding sequence ATGGCTAGTTTTTTTGATCCGAATTTATTAAAAAATGCAAAAGAGCTTTTGGATCAGGTTTTCGGTTTAGATATTCTGTTTTCCCATGGAACGTATCAAATCAAAACCATCGATCCTGTCTCCAAGGCAGAATATTGGCCCTTTTTGCAGCTGGATGATCGTGGCAATATCAAAGAGAGCTTTTGCAATTGTGATGCAGAAGATACATGTATCCATATTGCTGTGGCATATTTAATCCTGACAAAACACGATAGACCCTTGCATGTTCTTTTTGAACATTCTTTTTTTAGAAAAGTCATGTTTGATTTTTTCTTGCTTCAAAAAAAAGAAAAAGAACACTTTTTGGGTTTTAAAGCTGAGCACTTTGTCTATGGGAATTTCTTTACTTTGGATGCGTTGTCATCGAATGTTAAGCAAGAACTCTTAACACTGCTCACAAAAGAAGAAGAAACCGAAGAGACGTCACTTAAATTTTCCAATCTCACAGAAAAAGAGATGGCAAGTTATAAACGGGGGATTTTTCCTAAAAAATTGAAATTTGAGCTTTCTGTATTTTCAGATTTAGCAAAGTGGTTATTTACAAAATATTATTTGGAAGAAACCTCGGTCCATATTCAATATGACACGCAAGATTTCCCCAATAAGATGCGCATTTCTTTTAAAGATGTGGAATTCAATCTACAATTGCACAAACTTTTTTTACGCCGTTGGTTAGTTTATTTTAAAACCATTCAATGTCCTCTTTTTGTCGAAGATGAAAGAAAGCTCATAGAGAATGTTCAATTTGATCCAGTCTCCAAGACACTTGAGATACAAAGAAGAGGAAAACAAGCTATTACAAAGCAGCAAAATGCAAAAGAGTTTTATGCCTTTTGGTATTTGCCAAAGCAGGGTTTTGTTTTAAAACAGAGCGCTCAAGAAAGAATCGACGTGATGCATTTAGCAGATTATTTTGATGACCATTTAGACATCTTAAAAAAGCATCTACCCATTTTTGAAACAGAACATCCTATTTGTTACGACGTATTTTTTGATAAAACGCACACGCTGCATATCAACGCATATATTCAAGAAAAGCAAGATTTTCTAAAACCCCATTCGTTTGTGTTTGGCAACTGGGTGTATATTGAAGATGTAGGATTTTTCAAAATTGGTGCGTTTTATTTTAATCAACTCGTACAAACCATCGAGAAAAAAGATTTGATCTCATTTTTGACAAAGCATCGACTCTTTTTTCAAGACATTCCAGGATTTCAGGTGCACTTATTTCAAATTGATGCGCATTTTTCTTTTTACGTGGATGAAGAACAAACCCTGCACCTTTCTCAAAGTTATTCCAAAACACAAGACAAAGGTATCGATTTTGGGGCTTTGGTCTATTTAGAAGATCAAGGATTTTTTCAAAAAAAGACCACGCCTTTTCAACTCAAACTGCAAAAGAGTTTGGTTGTGAAAAAAAAAGATCTCGATCGTTTCATTGATCAAAACACGCAAGAGCTCATTTCTATCGAAGGCTTTTTTAATGAATCGCATCCTATTGAAAAAATGGGCTTAAATCTAAAACTCAATCAAGATTTAGGCATTGATATTCATGTGACAAAAAAACTTAAAGAGGGAATTCACGAATCCGATTTAATTTTCTTTAAAAAATATGTCTATGTAAAAAACCAAGGCTTTTCTTCCCTGAACACACAGCTGTTACATTTTAACAACAAAACGATACCTAGAGAAAAGGTCTATACATTTTTGACGCATGAAATTTATGCCCTGCTGAATTTTATTGAATATTTAGATCCCAGGCTTTCTAAAATCAGTCATTTTTCCTTTATGTTAGATGATATTCAATTTTCACAAAAGTGGATCTTAGATTTGTCTGTCTTAATTGGAGAAAAAAAAATCCCCTTTACAACGTTACTGCGAGCTCTATTTGAAAAAGAAAAACTTTTCTTTTTTGACAGTGGGTATTTAGATCTCACAGAGGAAAAATTAGAATGGATCCAAAACTTGGCTCCACATATTATTCAACAAAATCATATTGAACTCTCGACGCTAGAATTTTTCAAGCTCTATTCTTATGCAGAGCTTAATTTAGCATCACTGTTAAATCAGACGCATAAAAAATGGATTAAAGATATTCTTGATCACAAAACGCAGTCTAAATATGACTTAACAGGTTTCAAGAGCCAATTACGTTCTTATCAATTGGAAGGTGTCGATTGGCTCTGGTTTTTGCATGAGCATGGTTTATCTGGCCTTTTATGTGACGAGATGGGCCTTGGCAAAACGCACCAAGCCATGGCGCTAATCAAGGCCTTGTTTAACCAAAAAAAAACGCGTTTTTTGATCGCCTGTCCAACTTCTGTGCTTTACCATTGGGAACATCAAATCGCTACATTTTTACCCGAACTAAAAGTCTATGTCTATCACGGACAAAAAAGAGATATAGAGCGCTTTAAAAAAAAGTACCATGTTTTACTCACAAGCTATGGAATTTTGAGACGCAAAGACCCCAACCTATTTTCCATTGATTTTGATCTTGCCATTTTTGATGAAGTGCAAATGGCAAAAAACTTTCAAAGTCAAACCTTTTTAGCACTGAGCAAACTGCATACAAAAATGCGTTTGGGGCTCACAGGAACGCCAATTGAAAACAAATTAAGAGAACTCAAAACACTCTTTGATTTAATTTTACCAGGCTATCTTCCTTCCGCAGAACAATTTCAAAAGAATTTTGTTGTTCCCATTGAGCGCTATTTTGATGAAAAACAAACACGTTTGTTTCAAAAATTGATCCATCCTTTTGTTTTAAGACGAAAAAAAGCAGATGTATTAAAAGATCTTCCACCTAAAGTGGAACAGATTCGTACCTGTGAACTCATCAATGATCAAAAAACGCTTTATTTAGAAGTTACCCATTCGTTCAAGTCAAAAATTGAAGGGCAGTTGAAAGACAAAAAAGCGCCTTTTTTAACCATCTTTTCGCTTCTCACAAAATTAAAAATGATCTGCGATCATCCAGCCCTTTTTCATCGCGATTATGACAATTATACCAAATATAGCAGTGGAAAATGGGACATTTTTTGTGAACTTATGCATGAAGCTTTAGATTCGGATCAAAAGCTTGTGATTTTCACGCAATATTTGGGAATGATTGAGATCATCAAAAAGTATCTCAATAATCTTGGACTAAAATATGCCAGCATTCAAGGAGCGACTATTGATCGAAAAAAAGAACTCAAGCGCTTTTTCGAAGATCGCAAATGTCCTGTCTTTATTGGTTCATTGCGTGCTGTTGGCCTTGGTGTGGATTTAAGCGTCGCTTCTTGCGTGATCCATTATGATCGCTGGTGGAATCCTGCTTGGGAAAATCAGGCCACAGACCGTGTGCATCGTATTGGCCAAGTCAGAGGCGTACAAATTTACAAATTGATGACGCAGCATTCTATTGAAGAATCCATTGACAGAATGATCCAAAGAAAATTGAAACTCTTTGAGATTCTCGATCAGCCAAGATCAACCGATGTGATCAAGACCTTCACCCAATCCGATTGGCTAGAGCTTTTATCTTCCCTGCCGGATTAA
- the ald2 gene encoding Alanine dehydrogenase 2: MLIGIPKEVKDHEYRVGATPAFVSVLIQNDHEVIIQKDAGAKIGFMDEMYEQVGAKIVSTLEEAYRAEMIIKVKEPQDIEFPFMHEGQILFCYLHLAPDLKQTQNLLEQKVIGIAYETIEDIDGKLPLLAPMSEVAGRVAIQAGAYALQMANGGRGMLLGGVAGVLPANVVVLGGGYVGTEAARMALGLGADVTILDIDLKRLRELDELYSPRLKTLYSNPLHLQESIEKADLLIGAVLVHGGKAPSLVTRDMLKTMKKGSVIVDVAVDQGGCIETSRPTTHSNPTYVIDGVVHYCVTNMPGAVARTSTEALTNATLPYALKIANEGAEKALLSNDQILKGLNVYKGKVTLKPVAKDLGFEYTDPKSLLSEVELTVNG; encoded by the coding sequence ATGCTAATTGGAATTCCAAAAGAAGTGAAAGATCATGAATATCGCGTGGGAGCAACCCCCGCTTTTGTGAGTGTACTGATTCAAAATGATCATGAAGTGATCATCCAAAAAGATGCAGGTGCAAAAATTGGATTTATGGATGAGATGTATGAACAAGTGGGTGCAAAAATTGTATCAACATTGGAAGAAGCGTACAGAGCTGAGATGATCATCAAAGTCAAAGAACCTCAAGATATAGAGTTTCCTTTTATGCATGAAGGTCAAATTCTTTTTTGTTATTTACACCTTGCACCCGATCTTAAGCAAACCCAAAATTTGCTAGAGCAAAAAGTCATTGGAATTGCGTACGAAACCATTGAAGATATAGATGGAAAGTTGCCTCTTTTAGCACCGATGAGCGAAGTGGCTGGAAGAGTGGCAATTCAAGCAGGTGCTTATGCTCTGCAAATGGCAAATGGTGGAAGAGGGATGCTTCTTGGCGGAGTTGCAGGCGTACTTCCTGCAAACGTGGTCGTTTTAGGTGGAGGTTATGTGGGGACAGAAGCGGCGCGTATGGCGCTTGGTTTAGGTGCTGATGTGACAATTTTAGATATTGATTTGAAGCGTTTGAGAGAGCTGGATGAACTCTATAGCCCAAGATTAAAAACTTTGTATTCAAATCCATTGCATCTTCAAGAATCGATTGAAAAAGCAGATCTACTTATAGGTGCTGTGCTTGTCCATGGAGGAAAAGCACCTTCGCTAGTGACAAGAGATATGCTAAAAACGATGAAAAAAGGTAGCGTCATTGTCGATGTAGCTGTAGACCAAGGTGGTTGTATTGAAACATCTCGGCCAACCACACATTCCAATCCAACATATGTGATTGATGGAGTTGTGCACTATTGCGTCACAAATATGCCCGGTGCAGTTGCAAGAACATCTACGGAAGCTTTGACCAATGCGACTCTTCCCTATGCATTGAAAATCGCCAATGAAGGCGCAGAAAAAGCTCTACTTTCAAATGATCAAATCCTAAAAGGCCTTAATGTTTATAAGGGAAAAGTAACTCTAAAACCTGTGGCCAAAGATCTTGGATTTGAGTATACTGATCCCAAAAGTTTACTAAGTGAAGTTGAATTAACAGTAAATGGCTAG
- the dapF gene encoding Diaminopimelate epimerase, producing the protein MRFFKYTGLGNDFLIFEGKPFDAQTIRELTDRHFGIGADGVLFVDTEDFAFSIYNADGLRALMCGNGLRCVAKYLHDARKVKDKEIFEIKSDHALHQCYVDGNIVSCSLAEPTLIQKDPYVVDAGAKHVVLFEKFDLKKALKLRKNFNANVNFFFENNHIHTFEKGVEAFTLACGTGALSCFFVLNVNAQEFVMRSKKTLYIFKEKNVIWMTGECTYICEGTVEKTCLESIFVG; encoded by the coding sequence ATGCGTTTTTTTAAGTACACGGGACTTGGAAACGATTTTTTAATTTTTGAAGGTAAGCCTTTTGATGCACAAACGATTCGAGAATTAACAGATCGCCATTTTGGTATAGGTGCAGATGGTGTTTTGTTTGTCGATACAGAAGATTTTGCATTTTCCATTTACAATGCGGATGGATTAAGAGCTCTCATGTGTGGCAATGGATTGCGCTGCGTAGCTAAATATTTGCATGACGCTAGAAAAGTTAAAGACAAAGAAATATTTGAAATCAAAAGTGATCATGCGTTGCATCAATGCTACGTCGATGGAAATATAGTAAGCTGTAGCTTAGCTGAGCCTACATTGATACAAAAAGACCCATACGTTGTAGATGCAGGAGCAAAACACGTGGTGCTTTTTGAAAAGTTCGATTTAAAAAAAGCATTAAAGTTACGTAAAAATTTTAATGCTAATGTGAATTTTTTCTTTGAAAACAACCATATCCATACATTTGAAAAGGGAGTTGAAGCGTTTACCCTTGCTTGTGGTACAGGTGCTCTAAGTTGTTTTTTTGTATTGAATGTCAATGCACAAGAGTTTGTGATGCGCTCCAAAAAAACTTTATATATTTTTAAAGAAAAAAATGTTATTTGGATGACAGGTGAGTGCACTTACATTTGTGAAGGCACGGTGGAAAAAACTTGTTTAGAAAGTATTTTTGTGGGATAA
- the clpP1 gene encoding ATP-dependent Clp protease proteolytic subunit 1, giving the protein MSEETTKKPNALDDKIDDMLIQERKVFLSAAVDMDSANEVIRRLWYLEIKDPGKPILFIINSPGGSIDAGFAIWDQIKMITSPVTTLVTGLAASMGSLLSLVANKGKRLATPNARIMIHQPAIHGVIKGQATDLEIQAKEILKTHAQIVDVYQKATGRPREEIEKALNRDTWMNVQEALDFGLIDQIVETFEDVKKVL; this is encoded by the coding sequence ATGAGTGAAGAAACGACAAAAAAACCCAATGCACTAGATGACAAAATTGATGACATGTTAATCCAAGAGAGGAAAGTATTCCTATCTGCGGCTGTAGATATGGATTCTGCCAATGAAGTCATTCGCCGTCTTTGGTATCTAGAAATCAAAGATCCTGGAAAACCCATTCTTTTTATTATTAATTCTCCAGGAGGCAGTATCGATGCTGGATTTGCCATTTGGGATCAAATAAAAATGATCACATCACCTGTGACAACGCTTGTGACAGGATTAGCTGCCTCGATGGGATCGCTATTGTCTTTAGTTGCGAACAAAGGAAAAAGACTTGCAACGCCCAATGCGCGTATCATGATTCACCAACCAGCGATTCATGGTGTGATTAAGGGTCAAGCAACAGATCTTGAGATTCAGGCAAAAGAAATTTTAAAAACACATGCTCAAATTGTGGATGTCTACCAAAAAGCGACAGGAAGACCGAGAGAAGAGATTGAAAAAGCGTTAAATCGAGATACATGGATGAACGTTCAAGAAGCACTCGATTTTGGTCTCATAGATCAAATTGTAGAGACATTTGAGGATGTAAAAAAGGTTCTTTGA
- the glyA gene encoding Serine hydroxymethyltransferase, with amino-acid sequence MPASLLKHYLDSEINEKSSSTIAHLAALDHLLQTHPHVAAQIINELKKQRRDLKLIASENYCSSAVQLAMGNWLTDKYAEGYPHHRFYAGCEQIDLIEQGAIDALKKLFGCYHAYVQPHSGCDANLVAFLAILFARVQDKELEKLKTKLDLLSPNEHEVLRKQMVGQKMMGMGLGSGGHLTHGYRHNISSKLFESVSYEVDFTTGLMDYKALEEQVKREKPLILIAGYSAYPRLINFAKMKEIADTVGAVFMVDMAHFAGLVAGKVMQGEYNPIPFADIVTSTTHKTLRGPRGGIVLCTEEFKPYVDRGCPMVLGGPLPHVMAAKLVAFEEALQPEFETYAHQIVKNAKILAETCRELGMHVLTDGTDNHLLVIDCIRSFGLTGRQTELALLDAHITVNRNVIPLDPNGAWYTSGIRIGTPALTTLGMKEIEMAHIARLMYEVLKNTKPVEKSKAKFETDARIKEKVHAEIKELLTKHPLYPEIILDF; translated from the coding sequence ATGCCAGCAAGTCTTTTAAAACATTATTTGGATTCAGAGATAAACGAAAAGAGTTCTAGTACAATTGCGCATCTAGCAGCATTGGACCATCTTTTGCAAACGCATCCCCATGTCGCAGCCCAAATCATCAATGAACTGAAAAAACAAAGACGGGATCTTAAACTCATCGCTTCTGAAAATTATTGTTCTTCTGCAGTGCAGCTTGCCATGGGAAATTGGCTGACAGATAAATATGCCGAAGGCTATCCACATCACCGTTTTTACGCAGGTTGTGAACAGATCGATTTGATTGAACAAGGCGCGATCGATGCGTTAAAAAAATTGTTTGGTTGCTATCATGCATATGTCCAACCGCACTCTGGTTGTGATGCCAATCTTGTCGCTTTTTTAGCCATTCTTTTTGCCCGCGTGCAAGATAAAGAGTTAGAAAAATTGAAGACAAAATTAGATCTTTTAAGCCCAAATGAACATGAAGTGTTGCGCAAACAGATGGTGGGACAAAAAATGATGGGAATGGGACTTGGGAGCGGAGGTCATCTAACACACGGATATCGGCACAACATTTCTTCAAAATTATTTGAATCAGTCAGCTATGAAGTCGATTTTACAACAGGTTTGATGGATTATAAAGCACTAGAAGAACAAGTCAAACGAGAAAAACCGCTCATATTAATTGCAGGATATTCAGCATATCCACGTTTGATTAACTTTGCGAAAATGAAAGAGATTGCAGATACAGTGGGAGCTGTTTTTATGGTAGACATGGCCCATTTTGCAGGGCTTGTTGCAGGCAAAGTGATGCAAGGGGAGTATAACCCGATTCCTTTTGCCGATATTGTGACATCGACCACACACAAAACACTCAGAGGGCCAAGAGGCGGGATTGTGCTTTGCACAGAAGAATTTAAGCCCTATGTAGATCGAGGGTGTCCAATGGTTTTGGGAGGCCCCCTGCCGCACGTCATGGCAGCAAAACTTGTGGCCTTTGAAGAAGCTCTGCAACCTGAATTTGAAACCTATGCACATCAGATTGTCAAAAATGCCAAAATTCTAGCGGAAACTTGTAGAGAGCTTGGTATGCATGTGCTCACGGACGGAACGGATAATCATTTGCTTGTGATTGATTGTATACGCTCTTTTGGTTTGACAGGACGTCAAACAGAATTGGCTCTTTTAGATGCACACATCACAGTGAATCGTAATGTGATCCCACTCGATCCTAATGGCGCCTGGTATACCTCAGGAATACGTATCGGCACACCTGCTCTAACCACTCTGGGCATGAAAGAAATTGAAATGGCGCATATTGCAAGACTGATGTATGAAGTTTTAAAAAACACAAAACCTGTAGAAAAATCTAAAGCAAAATTTGAAACAGATGCACGCATAAAAGAAAAAGTGCATGCAGAAATAAAAGAGCTTTTAACAAAGCATCCTCTATATCCAGAAATCATTTTGGATTTTTAA
- the smc_1 gene encoding Chromosome partition protein Smc, which produces MLKTFKEILEVQELDMKMIRLLRLRNERQKELSSLNKLRQDLENQAEEKRQEITSLEKEVEGFEQKIELLKERLKQLDQQQSIIKKVDEFNALTQEMSHLDKERTQKEQHVSDLTDRMNMEKEVLEKIEQSLKESYESSKEIEKEIFKSIDQINKEGKELKDQRDVIAQKADTEFLSIYNKLLANKRDRVVVPIENRTCSGCHITLTPQHENLVRKQEKLAFCEHCSRIHYWQEQESKEEGEPTTKRRRRRAAIIK; this is translated from the coding sequence ATGCTAAAGACATTCAAAGAAATTCTTGAAGTTCAAGAGCTGGATATGAAAATGATCCGTCTTTTAAGACTTCGAAATGAAAGACAAAAAGAGTTGAGCTCCTTAAATAAACTGCGACAAGATTTAGAAAATCAAGCAGAAGAAAAGCGTCAAGAAATCACTTCTCTAGAAAAAGAAGTGGAAGGTTTTGAGCAAAAAATCGAGCTTTTAAAAGAGCGTTTAAAACAGCTAGATCAGCAACAAAGTATCATTAAAAAAGTTGATGAATTCAATGCGCTTACCCAAGAAATGTCTCATCTAGATAAAGAGCGCACCCAAAAAGAACAACACGTATCTGATTTGACCGATAGAATGAATATGGAAAAAGAAGTCTTAGAAAAAATTGAACAAAGCTTAAAAGAATCTTATGAATCTTCTAAAGAAATTGAAAAAGAAATTTTTAAAAGCATCGATCAAATCAATAAAGAAGGCAAAGAGCTCAAAGATCAAAGGGATGTGATTGCACAAAAAGCCGACACAGAATTTTTATCCATTTACAACAAACTCCTTGCAAATAAACGCGATCGTGTTGTGGTACCAATTGAAAACCGAACTTGTTCTGGATGCCACATTACGCTCACTCCCCAGCACGAAAACCTTGTACGCAAGCAAGAAAAGCTCGCTTTTTGTGAACACTGCTCCAGAATCCATTATTGGCAAGAGCAGGAATCAAAAGAAGAGGGCGAACCTACAACAAAACGCCGTCGTAGAAGAGCTGCTATCATAAAATAA